In Nematostella vectensis chromosome 2, jaNemVect1.1, whole genome shotgun sequence, one genomic interval encodes:
- the LOC125561055 gene encoding zinc finger protein 862-like, producing the protein MDEKLSLSTATDVNWLIYVEGQGMFCLLCRKHGTSNPQNKSKKYSLDPAVRFKRAALEDHAQSQQHKAAVEAELLSRVSSFEVAIKEIQSSKDEVYYKTFLAMYWLAKEEMPNKKFTSLLSVLEQLGLDNIKYFQHRSAGSVREMFLLIGSVLKEQLTTNLSLANCFGILSDKVCDVSNIEQLVTFVKYVDPNSGKAHTTFLAASDLLESSTTGSPDAKSITEAIISQVTDAGLKMENVSSFSSDGASVMTGRRSGVATRLKADNKAMLNIHCICHRLALACGDANDTVDYIKQVERILIQLWSFFDNSAKKTAAYAKSVLEVKKINVSAKGKKQIGKRFKKACRTRWLSTEKAIEGVFEDYEALLQTLRFFKESNDATATGLLKQTSKLKFIGTVYLLHEVLPILGHLSKAFQEGEVCFASIAPAIDYTMDQLDDVAKNQTHLARMTEDLIEGGRLSRCDLPDFTPEKKSMLQSLTRQYVQALKDNIVNRFSGNLEVLTAFKIFDPCAVPEKTDPGFKEYGKKEAIVLADFFYNGSNDQAEKKDELLAEWTKIKYNILSLKSEVPQDVRRPSKKLTNRKTPTEWLLEHMMAMKATYQHMCPCLLQIVEICLSLPVSNAWPERGASAIKRLKTRLRSSMKNDMLQALMHVTINGPSTSECKPIIEEVTRQWLAKPRRKLANPPSKDHQLHKPTTTDAGTQVDPIPMDITDIEHVWETARALEADVVALEEEMEATAALLKLPPDDLFGDYSDSDFEYSDSECV; encoded by the coding sequence ATGGATGAGAAGTTGTCATTGTCCACCGCCACTGATGTCAACTGGCTTATATATGTTGAAGGCCAGGGAATGTTCTGCTTGCTTTGTCGAAAGCATGGGACATCAAACCcccaaaacaaaagcaaaaaatacagCCTCGATCCTGCTGTGCGATTTAAGCGAGCGGCTCTAGAGGATCATGCACAATCACAACAGCACAAAGCAGCAGTCGAGGCGGAGCTACTCAGCAGAGTATCAAGCTTTGAAGTAGCAATCAAAGAAATCCAAAGCAGTAAGGACGAGGTGTACTATAAGACATTTCTGGCCATGTACTGGCTAGCAAAAGAAGAGATGCCTAATAAGAAGTTCACTAGTCTGCTGTCAGTGCTTGAGCAACTAGGTCTCGACAACATCAAGTACTTTCAACACCGCTCTGCAGGATCAGTCCGAGAAATGTTCCTCCTTATTGGCAGCGTATTGAAAGAGCAGCTCACGACTAACTTGTCTCTCGCAAACTGCTTTGGAATTCTCTCTGACAAGGTATGCGATGTTTCCAACATAGAGCAGCTGGTAACATTTGTAAAATATGTTGACCCCAATAGTGGCAAAGCTCACACGACATTTCTGGCCGCCAGCGACCTGTTAGAGAGTTCTACAACAGGATCACCAGACGCCAAGTCCATCACAGAGGCCATTATTTCCCAAGTCACAGATGCTGGtctgaaaatggaaaatgtgtCAAGTTTCTCAAGCGATGGGGCATCCGTGATGACAGGCCGAAGATCCGGAGTAGCAACAAGGTTGAAAGCGGATAACAAGGCCATGCTTAACATCCATTGCATCTGTCACCGTTTGGCCCTTGCGTGCGGAGACGCCAACGACACAGTAGATTACATCAAACAAGTGGAGCGTATCCTTATTCAACTGTGGTCTTTCTTCGATAACTCAGCGAAGAAAACGGCGGCGTACGCGAAATCCGTACTTGAAGTCAAGAAGATAAATGTCAGCGCGAAAGGCAAGAAACAAATTGGAAAGCGGTTCAAAAAAGCCTGCAGGACAAGATGGCTTTCAACGGAGAAGGCTATCGAAGGGGTCTTTGAAGATTACGAAGCATTACTTCAGACCCTTAGATTCTTCAAAGAGAGCAACGATGCAACAGCAACTGGCCTTTTGAAGCAAACTTCGAAGTTGAAATTTATAGGAACTGTGTATTTATTGCATGAGGTCCTTCCTATCCTCGGGCATCTGAGTAAGGCCTTCCAAGAGGGTGAAGTGTGTTTTGCTTCAATCGCACCAGCCATCGACTACACCATGGATCAGCTAGATGATGTCGCTAAGAACCAAACACACTTAGCCAGAATGACGGAAGATCTGATCGAGGGAGGGAGACTTTCAAGGTGCGACCTGCCAGATTTCACACCGGAGAAGAAGAGCATGCTGCAAAGCCTAACAAGGCAATATGTCCAGGCACTGAAAGACAACATCGTGAACAGGTTTTCTGGCAACCTAGAAGTCCTGACAGCCTTCAAAATCTTTGACCCATGCGCCGTCCCAGAGAAGACAGATCCTGGCTTTAAGGAGTACGGGAAGAAAGAAGCAATAGTATTGGCCGACTTCTTTTACAATGGAAGCAACGACCAGGCTGAAAAGAAGGACGAGTTACTGGCGGAGTGGACCAAGATCAAATACAACATCTTGAGTTTAAAGAGCGAAGTCCCCCAAGACGTCAGACGTCCTTCAAAGAAGCTGACCAACCGGAAGACCCCGACAGAATGGCTGCTTGAGCACATGATGGCCATGAAAGCCACCTACCAACACATGTGTCCATGCCTCCTACAAATAGTAGAGATATGCCTTTCTCTGCCCGTTAGCAATGCTTGGCCAGAGCGAGGTGCCTCTGCTATCAAGCGTCTCAAGACTCGCCTCCGATCGTCAATGAAAAACGACATGCTCCAGGCCCTCATGCACGTAACCATCAATGGCCCTAGTACAAGTGAGTGCAAGCCTATCATAGAAGAGGTGACAAGGCAGTGGTTGGCCAAGCCCAGGCGCAAATTGGCAAATCCTCCATCAAAGGATCATCAACTGCACAAACCCACAACAACAGATGCAGGCACTCAAGTCGACCCAATCCCCATGGACATCACAGACATCGAGCATGTGTGGGAGACTGCCAGGGCGCTAGAGGCGGATGTGGTTGCACTGGAGGAAGAAATGGAGGCAACCGCAGCGCTTTTGAAGCTCCCTCCTGATGATCTGTTTGGCGATTACTCAGACAGTGACTTTGAATACAGCGACTCTGAATGTGTCTGA
- the LOC125561056 gene encoding tubulin-specific chaperone C-like, which yields MTSLSFQSLTASLVQKKMADIRKRLEKRNEERLENVEKRRAEKEAQSQENESSDFFKEAFNKEKAALELMLNQCEDLAGDKTALVASFDEMSAKCQQMQRILADSTMFLVSYDVKSAQEVINSLQQRVNESREKYLPKKKFAFKVRKKQAEETSPSPEKKNVDIIDGSVKPSLGGDQSQPVRTSKGFQGNKHQTLIMSEQETLDQDIGLSDLENCTIKLMGPPLAVRMDKLRNCIIISGPVSTAIFIDDCQDCTFIVACQQLRVHHTHRSLFYLHVTSRAIIEDSSGVGFAPYDLQYELKEAHFKAAGLDLYENNWSIVNDFNWLRKDEHSPNWYIIAENERKSASSF from the exons ATGACGTCATTATCATTTCAGTCCCTCACAGCTAGTCTGgtacagaaaaaaatggcGGACATCCGTAAACGGCTAGAGAAAAGAAACGAGGAACGTCTAGAAAACGTGGAAAAAAGGAGAGCCGAAAAAGAAGCACAGAGCCAAGAAAATGAGAGCAGTGACTTTTTTAAAGAGGCTTTCAACAAAGAGAAGGCGGCTTTAGAATTAATGCTAAATCAATGTGAAGACCTTGCTGGTGATAAAACAGCTTTAGTTGCTAGCTTTGACGAGATGTCTGCTAAATGTCAACAAATGCAAAGGATTTTGGCTGACTCAACTATGTTTCTTGTATCTTATGACGTGAAATCAGCACAAGAAGTTATCAACTCACTGCAGCAAAGAGTGAATGAGAGTCGCGAGAAGTATCTCCCAAAGAAAAAGTTTGCTTTCAAAGTGAGGAAAAAACAGGCCGAGGAAACGAGCCCATCCCCTGAAAAAAAG AATGTTGATATTATAGACGGAAGTGTCAAGCCGTCCCTGGGTGGGGACCAGAGTCAACCTGTAAGGACTTCTAAGGGATTTCAAGGCAACAAACATCAGACCTTAATAATGTCAGAGCAGGAAACACTGGATCAAGACATTGGGTTATCAGATCTAGAGAATTGCACTATTAAACTAATGGGCCCTCCTTTAGCTGTGCGAATGGATAAACTAAGGAACTGTATTATCATTAGTGGACCAGTGTCTACTGCAATCTTCATTGATGACTGTCAGGACTGTACATTTATTGTTGCCTGCCAACAGCTGCGGGTACACCATACCCATCGTTCTCTGTTTTACCTGCATGTTACAAGTCGTGCAATAATTGAAGACTCTTCTGGGGTTGGGTTTGCACCTTATGATCTGCAGTATGAATTGAAAGAGGCACACTTTAAGGCAGCAGGGCTGGATTTATATGAAAATAATTGGTCAATTGTGAATGACTTTAATTGGCTCCGAAAAGACGAGCATTCACCCAATTGGTACATAATTGCTGAGAATGAGAGAAAATCAGCATCGTCCTTTTAG
- the LOC5521201 gene encoding trichohyalin has translation MAAEPDFAEQEVEEVQMTEEELAEGLDEKVHAREREYLPFLEAWENEQESFLDNETKRRTEDKEVIFKEWASKDEMEKELFQAEELMKARDTEIKEIEKHRQLLLAKQMERLDEHDKAIKEFMNKQKERYAQLLQAQEDSKEAFRQKRKSEDEVTRKREEEEIAKQQQRVRDAEKARMEEEKRLFVIEQERIEQEETKNFTKLQKRQEKQKQLQEEALKAAQAELEKASRRLEQRGKTLDNLQKDEIAYIQKYKEIQERMIREEKERLQKMEEVRKGEDAEMAEKIKKRLRIQEGEREESSHLQETWDQSVTDLQIRSMTEAREQHETEINNIGLNEFLEHEKKKWKQTEQEKNSFQTQREEALRKRREEEEKILIEQHNKRTEWQTKMQEEWGKFMEELKTREAEKLRKDAEKTRALEELRKEEERKAFETAERRKQQQQQRQREDEEALKKAEEEMMLQEHKQRGLERSKQEAQRLLALQEQHLKEEQEIKNEVEKERQEEEKKRMEIEKQRMESEKKRILESKQKRIEESKDTIHDNEKFLEEQRKRLVEKVKNEGEEERMLHDQRQKEEEQWRKEGVARREAELEAKKQMMKNMEEEELRILRKTRQERDEIIGEMGAQLDQEYGGTNAPVQENRRCCII, from the coding sequence ATGGCTGCTGAACCGGATTTCGCAGAGCAAGAAGTGGAGGAAGTACAAATGACGGAGGAAGAGCTGGCCGAAGGCTTGGATGAAAAAGTGCATGCGAGGGAAAGAGAATATCTGCCTTTTCTTGAAGCCTGGGAAAATGAACAGGAAAGCTTCCTCGATAATGAGACAAAAAGAAGGACAGAAGATAAAGAAGTTATATTCAAAGAATGGGCGTCAAAAGATGAGATGGAGAAAGAGCTGTTTCAAGCAGAAGAACTTATGAAAGCGCGAGATACAGAGATTAAAGAGATCGAAAAACATCGGCAATTACTTCTTGCTAAACAAATGGAACGTCTTGACGAGCATGACAAAGCGATTAAGGAATTCATGAATAAACAAAAGGAAAGATATGCGCAATTGCTGCAAGCTCAGGAAGACAGTAAAGAGGCGTTTCGACAAAAACGAAAGAGCGAAGATGAGGTAACTAGGAAacgagaagaagaagagataGCGAAGCAGCAGCAAAGAGTTCGTGACGCAGAAAAAGCAAGGATGGAAGAAGAAAAACGTTTATTCGTGATAGAACAGGAACGAATCGAGCAGGAGGAAACTAAAAACTTTACGAAACTACAAAAACGCCaggaaaaacaaaagcaaCTCCAAGAGGAAGCTCTGAAAGCGGCCCAGGCTGAACTTGAGAAGGCGTCAAGAAGACTCGAGCAACGGGGaaagactcttgacaacttacAGAAAGATGAAATTGCTTATatccaaaaatataaagaaatacaGGAAAGGATGATTAGAGAAGAGAAGGAACGCCTGCAAAAAATGGAGGAGGTAAGAAAAGGTGAAGACGCTGAAATGGCCGAGAAAATCAAAAAGCGGTTGAGGATACAAGAAGGGGAACGAGAAGAGAGTTCTCATTTGCAAGAAACGTGGGATCAATCGGTGACTGATTTGCAGATTCGAAGTATGACTGAAGCCAGGGAACAACACGAGactgaaataaataatattggtTTAAACGAGTTTTTAGAGcacgaaaagaaaaaatggaAGCAAACAGAGCAGGAGAAAAACAGTTTCCAGACACAAAGAGAGGAGGCTTTGCGAAAAAGAAGGgaagaagaagagaaaatTCTCATTGAGCAACACAACAAGAGAACGGAGTGGCAAACTAAAATGCAAGAGGAATGGGGTAAGTTCATGGAAGAACTGAAGACGAGGGAAGCTGAGAAATTGAGAAAAGATGCAGAAAAAACGAGAGCCCTTGAGGAATTACGGAAAGAAGAGGAACGTAAAGCATTTGAAACAGCAGAGAGACGgaaacagcagcagcagcaacgcCAGAGAGAAGACGAAGAAGCCCTTAAAAAAGCCGAAGAAGAGATGATGCTTCAAGAACATAAACAACGTGGACTTGAACGGTCAAAGCAAGAAGCACAGCGTTTGTTGGCTTTACAGGAACAGCACTTGAAAGAAGAACAAGAAATAAAGAATGAGGTGGAAAAGGAACGCCaagaagaagagaaaaaaagaatggaGATAGAAAAGCAAAGGATGGAATCTGAAAAAAAGAGGATATTGGAATCAAAACAGAAAAGGATAGAAGAAAGCAAGGATACAATCCACGATAACGAAAAATTCTTGGAAGAGCAAAGAAAGAGGTTGGTGGAGAAGGTCAAAAACGAAGGAGAAGAAGAGAGAATGTTACACGATCAACGCCAGAAGGAAGAGGAACAGTGGAGAAAAGAAGGGGTGGCGAGGCGTGAGGCCGAGCTTGAAGCGAAAAAACAAATGATGAAGAATATGGAAGAAGAAGAGCTGCGAATTCTGAGAAAAACTAGACAAGAGAGAGACGAAATCATAGGAGAAATGGGAGCCCAATTAGACCAAGAATATGGCGGTACGAATGCCCCAGTCCAAGAAAATCGACGTTGTTGTATAATATAA
- the LOC5521312 gene encoding islet cell autoantigen 1 gives MQSSYSQVPQEADENYDRGFQRNYQDDDGIDSASYGYNYNNYRPPSGGVKTKIEHKFYHTKQAVIQKLGKDQDAYVVAGDAEVDARLAAFKHIQATCIDLLKAIEIYQNRIFALSQDENEMGRFLREQGAADKSKAGKMMIAVGKAQSYTAQQRLSLRTPLVRLYQEIETFRYRAISDTALTIGRMEGSRTDYRASLLWMSDISKELDPEEWKRLDKFREVQSQVKRTKKKFEKNKFDVMQKVDLLSASRCNLLSSTLAAYQQAMLKFWENTSKSMNQVAEQFKGYPSYQFQMLKSLNPLVTDNEKNDEIKEVHLDQETHVDKKDTENAGEATEAKRSNDDDDDDDTLICLDNSPTDDKPLHLGNGTAESNGDKLVETDLLGDMTVEGIAARKKDEGPSPYIDLLGGGDDEEVPFRHGSGSKSASDDLLGGFDDHSSDPPSYDIAKDLLALQGLGRPNQDGKEGQLNQPGPMSADDLLFGSPTREPMNQNDLDLLSDIMGGSNSQQPSDSFSSQWQDMFGDSPAPQGGAAVDPSGFMPSDLMDSLLGMDSMGGAAAGAHSSSSTMSSALFAAKPASMQASVPPEKSAECLPSKGKNNKPGKGKKTDMSAWFNLFSDLDPLANPDAIGQGKKQTEEERTC, from the exons ATGCAGAGCTCGTACTCACAAGTTCCCCAGGAAGCTGATGAGAA CTATGATAGAGGTTTCCAGCGCAACTACCAAGATGATGATGGAATAGATTCTGCAAGCTATGGTTACAACTACAACAACTATCGGCCCCCATCCGGAGGTGTCAAGACCAAAATAGAACACAAGTTTTACCACACCAAACAGGCTGTCATACAGAAGCTAGGCAAGGACCAAGATGCATATGTGGTAGCTGGTGATGCAGAAGTTGATGCTCGTTTGGCG GCTTTCAAGCATATACAGGCCACATGTATTGATTTATTAAAAGCAATTGAGATTTACCAAAACCGGATATTTG CACTCTCTCAAGATGAAAATGAAATGGGGCGCTTTCTTCGTGAACAAGGAGCTGCAGATAAATCTAAAGCAGGGAAGATGATGATTGCAGTGGGCAAAGCACAGAGTTACACTGCTCAACAAAG atTAAGCTTGCGTACACCACTTGTTCGACTATATCAAGAGATTGAAACATTTAGATACAGGGCTATTTCAGACACTGCACTGACTATTGGCCGAATGGAAGGTTCTCGGACAGACTACAGAGCTTCCTTGCTATGGATGTCTGATATATCAAAGGAACTAGACCCTGAAGAATGGAAACGGTTGGACAAATTTAGAGAG GTTCAAAGCCAAGTCAAAAGGACAAAGAAGAAATTTGAGAAGAACAAGTTTGATGTCATGCAAAAAGTAGACCTGCTCTCTGCAAGTCGTTGCAACCTGTTGTCTAGCACCCTGGCGGCGTACCAACAAGCAATGTTGAAATTCTGGGAAAACACCTCCAAGAGTATGAACCAGGTTGCTGAACAGTTCAAGGGCTACCCTAGTTACCAGTTCCAGATGCTTAAAAGTTTAAACCCTCTAGTCACtgacaatgaaaaaaatgatgaaatCAAGGAAGTTCACTTGGACCAAGAAACTCATGTAGACAAGAAGGATACAGAGAATGCAGGAGAAGCAACTGAAGCCAAGaggagtaatgatgatgatgatgatgatgacacacTTATATGCTTGGATAACTCGCCCACAGATGACAAGCCATTACACTTGGGCAATGGCACTGCTGAGAGTAATGGGGACAAGCTAGTTGAGACAGACTTGCTTGGGGATATGACCGTGGAGGGAATAGCTGCTCGCAAGAAAGATGAAGGCCCTAGTCCTTATATTGATTTGTTGGGAGGAGGGGACGATGAAGAAGTTCCCTTTAGGCATGGCTCAGGCAGTAAATCAG CTTCTGATGATCTTCTCGGTGGTTTCGAcgaccacagctcagatcctcCAAGTTATGATATAGCCAAAGACTTGTTGGCCCTTCAGGGACTCGGAAGACCAAATCAAG ATGGCAAAGAAGGACAATTGAACCAGCCAGGACCTATGTCTGCGGACGACCTGTTATTCGGATCCCCCACGCGAGAACCAATGAACCAGAACGATCTCGACCTCCTTAGTGACATCATGGGTGGAAGCAACTCTCAGCAACCCTCAGACAGCTTCAGCAGCCAGTGGCAGGACATGTTCGGCGACTCACCAGCTCCTCAGGGTGGGGCAGCCGTGGACCCATCAGGGTTCATGCCATCTGATCTGATGGATAGCTTACTGGGTATGGATTCCATGGGCGGGGCAGCCGCTGGGGCACATTCTTCCTCCTCCACCATGTCATCTGCGCTCTTCGCGGCCAAACCAGCGTCAATGCAGGCTTCCGTCCCACCAGAGAAAAGCGCCGAATGTTTGCCATCCAAAGGGAAGAATAACAAGCCAGGTAAAGGCAAGAAGACGGATATGTCAGCTTGGTTTAACCTGTTCTCGGATCTCGACCCACTCGCTAATCCCGATGCTATTGGGCAGGgtaaaaaacagactgaagaAGAGCGGACTTGCTGA